The genomic region GAGCGAACCCAAATCGATCACTGGCTGACGTACACGCTATCAATGGAGAAGGACCCGTCGGACGAGCTGAAGTATCTGAACAAATGTCTCGGCCCACTGACGTACCTGGTCGCGAACCATCTTACCATTGCCGACCTGGCCGTGTTCAACGAGCTCTACTGTCGCTTCGAAGAGCTGAAAAAGATTGGCATACCAGTGCACGTGCAGCGATGGTACAATTTGATCCTGGCACAGCAGTGCACGAAGTCGGCGTTGCGCAAGTATGAAAGCGAACTTCGTACGGCCATCGCTTCGGCGAAGACGAAGAAGGATCCTTCGCCAGAGAAGGGTGCGGGCGATGCGAAACGTGAGCAGGGCAAATTTGTTGATTTACCCGGGGCTGAGATGGGTAAGGTTATTGTTCGCTTTCCACCGGAAGCGTCCGGCTACCTGCACATCGGACACGCCAAAGCGGCCCTGTTGAATCAGTACTACCAGCAGGCGTTCCAGGGCAAGCTGATCATGCGCTTTGACGATACGAACCCGGCCAAGGAGAATGTCCACTTCGAGCAGGTGATCCTGGAGGACTTGGAGATGCTCCAGATCAAGCCGGATCTCTTTACGCACACGTCGCAGTACTTCGACCTGATGCTGGACTATTGCGTGCAGTTAATCAAGGAGGGCAAGGCGTACGTGGACGATACGGAACCGGAGCAGATGAAGAAGGAGCGCGAAGAGCGCGTCGAGTCGAAGAATCGTAGCAACACTGCCGAGCGTAATCTGCAAATGTGGGCCGAAATGGTGAAAGGGTCGGCCGCTGGGCAGAAGTGCTGCGTGCGTGCTAAGATTGATATGGGCTCCCCGAATGGGTGTATGCGCGATCCAACGATTTATCGGTGCAAAAACGAGCCTCATCCACGCACCGGCACCCAGTATAAGGTGTACCCAACGTACGACTTTGCATGCCCAATCGTGGACGCCATCGAAGACGTAACGCACACGCTACGAACCATGGAGTATCATGACCGTGACGAGCAGTTCTATTGGTTTATTGAAGCACTCGGACTGCGGCGCCCTTACATTTGGGAGTACAGCCGGCTGAACATGACGAACACGGTGCTATCGAAGCGCAAGCTTACCTGGTTCGTGGAGCAAGGCTTGGTCGATGGTTGGGATGATCCACGGTTCCCAACCGTCCGCGGTATTCTGCGCCGGGGCATGACTGTCGAGGGTCTGAGGGAGTTTATCATTGCCCAGGGTTCGAGCAAATCGGTCGTGTTCATGGAATGGGACAAGATTTGGGCGTTTAACAAGAAAGTCATCGACCCGATTGCTCCCCGTTATACGGCGCTCGAGAACGAACAGCGCGTTACGGTGAATGTGGCAGGAGTGCAGCCGGGAACGATGGAAGCGGCAGTTCACCCGAAGAACGCAGAAATTGGCATGAAAACTGTGCACTTTGGTCCACGCGTGCTGATCGACCTGGCTGACGCAAAGGAGCTAAAGGAAGGTGAGAATGCCACGTTCATCAACTGGGGTAACTTGTTGATTACGAAGGTACACAGAGGGGCGGACGGAACGCCCATCTCGGTTGATTCCAAGCCGAACCTGGAGAATAAGGACTACAAGAAAACGCTTAAGCTGACCTGGCTGTGCGAACTGCCCGCGGATCAGTACACACCGACGTACTGCGTGTACTTTGAGCACATCATCAATAAGGCTGTGTTGGCAAGGGACGAAGATTTCAAGAACTACATCGGACATCAAACGAGGGTAGGTTTATGGTCGCCGAAACGAATACTAAATGGCCTCAATCTTCAATTACAATTGGTTGGTTaattcactttcttcttttcgtcCTAGACCGAAGTACCGATGCTGGGCGATCCGGAACTGAAAAAGCTGCGTAAGGGCGATATCATTCAGCTGCAGCGGCGTGGATTCTTCAAGGTGGACCAGCCATATCAGCCGGCCAGCGAGTTCAGTGGCGCCGAAACGCCGATCGTGCTGTTTGCAATCCCCGACGGACACGTCACCGCCGTACCGACCGCAAACGTCCCGAAGAAGGAATCTGCTGGAGAGGTAAGTGCTGTAACTATAATAGGCAACGTAACGATTGGTGGGATTTGGccggaatttatttttaaactcgCACAGCCTCTGGCTAAAAATATCCTTACCACATTTATCGTCCTATTTTTGGCGACATTGGTTAAATGTTCAACAACACTCATGCTTCCTGTATGGAAGATTCGattgaaatatgtttgaaaGTGTTTACCGGACCGGAAGAGAAATTTTCCTTGTTATTTTTCAGGGGTTTTatgcccatgagcgccggggcttaTCACCTCGAGGGCGTGGGTTCGAAACCAAAACCGGGCCCTCCCctatacgagaggactgactatccacgtacaaaaaaaagaaaaacttatatGCACTTAAcgagcaggcatgaccaagagttcgttacgccaagaagaagaagaagaagaagaacatgtCGGTTTGCTATAAGTTTAATTACCCATATAagatgtttttggatttattgAATTCCTTCTAATTTTTATCCTACTAATTGCTCCCTGGGATGATCGTAGGCCAAACCAAAAATGAACTAAACCCAAATCCAACAAAACATTGTAACTGTTCTAATAAGTGTGTCTCTAGAAATAATTTGCAAAAAATTGGCCATGAAACAATTAGTAAGTAGCTCACAAAATTAGGGTGGGCAAATtagcagcatttttttttgttgcagcaTTCCTAGGGCAGCAAAATTGGGTCAAGTAATTTTATGAAGTATTTTTTAGCAGCAGAAAGCAGACTTGGTTGGTTAATTCGAGAATGTTTTTAGCGTGAAGTGTTCAAATGAGCAAAGTTTGAATTTACTTTGAAATTTGTTCTCGAAGAACTAATCACGTTTTTCGCCAAAGCATGTTTGATCTCAGTCCACAATGGATACTatatgaaaatgcaaaataaaacacaagcaAAAAGAGAATGTTCCGAAGAAAAAAGAGCAGATGAGGTAACCAAGCAACGGGATCCATCGTTTGGTACTAGCTATTAAAATCCGCGACCGTAACCAACACTTCAGGAGAGAAGGGCAGCTAAGATCACTCCCCACTGTCAGTGTGTTGGTGTTGCTCGTGGCAACGCGCGATGCGAATACGCGACCAAAGAGTAACCACCGAGATATGATGGCTGGTTGCGGTTGGATTCGCTTTCCATTCCATCCGGCGAAAGTAATGCTCGCGTGGAGCAGCAGAAGAAGTCGTGCGCGAGTGACACGTTGGTTGCATTGTTGGCGACTGTTGTCAACGTCGTAGTGGACTGCTTTACCACTCGTATATCTTATCTAATGGTGTGATTCTTTCCTGTCAGTAAATCGTGTTCGCTTcgtgttgaaaatgaaaaagcttTTTGACTGTATCAAATACTTTTCGATTACCTTCCACAGAGCAAGAAGTCTAAGCAGACGGCCAAGCCTGCCAACGTAGCTGTTGTGAGCCAACCTGCCGTTGGGGCCGCCGCACTCAACGACTCCATTACCCAGCAAGGCGAAGCGGTGCGCAAATTGAAGGCAGACAAAGCGCCAAAGCCTGATGTCGACGCGGCAGTAAAAGTGCTGCTAGACCTAAAGGCACAGTATAAGGGCGCCACCGGTAGCGATTGGAAACCGGGAGCGGTTGCGTCCGCGGCtccagcgacgacgacgaccccCCAGCCGGCCACGAATGCTGACGCTCTCAACGCGCAGATCACCGAGCAAGGAAATCTGGTGCGCGATTTGAAGGCGCAAAAGGCCCCGAAAGCGGATGTAGATGGTGCGGTGAAGACGCTGTTAGATTTGAAGGCACAATATAAGGCCGCGACGGGAAGCGATTGGAAACCGGGTGCAGCACCTTCGGTGGCGGCAGCAGCAACTCCTCCACCGGCGGCCGGTGCATCGAACGCCGAGGTGTTGAATACTAAAATCACGGAGCAGGGTAACCTTGTGCGTGATTTGAAGACGAAAAAGGCTCCGAAGGCGGACATTGATGGAGCGGTAAAAACCCTCCTGGATCTGAAAGCACAATACAAAGCGGCCACGGGAAGCGAGTGGAAACCGGGAGCGGCAGTGACGGCGGCACCACTGAAACAAGCCAATTCCTCCACCTCGACCGTCACGGGCGGCTCGGTGAGTGAAATCAACGATAAAATCGTTGCCCAGGGTGATCTGGTGCGAGATCTTAAAGCGAAGAAGGCCCCGAAGGCGGACGTGGACGCGCAGGTGAAGACGTTGCTCGATcttaaggctcagtataagaCGGCAGCGGGAAGCGATTGGAAACCGGGCTGCGTGGTCGTAAAGGAAGAGGTTCCCAAGCCACAAGGCCTTAGTGGAGAGGCGGATCTGCTGGCTCAGATTGCCACCCAGGGTGAACAGGTGCGTACGCTCAAGTCAAACAAAGCCGACAAGGCTTCCGTCGACGCGGCCGTAGCGGTGCTGCTTAAACTGAAGGCCGACTACAAGACGCTCACGGGCAAGGATTGGAAGCCGGGCACGACAGTGACACCAGCTGCCGtcaagaaggaaggaaaggaaaacatgtcCCCCAGCGGGCAACAGCAAGCAGATGAGAAGGGTGCGCTGGCGGAGAAGATCACCAAGCAGGGAGATACAGTGCGTACGCTCAAGGCTGGCGGTGCACCGAAGCCCGAAATCGATGCGGCCGTCAAGACGTTGCTCGACTTGAAGGCGGAGTACAAGAAGCTTACCGGGGCGGACTACGTTCCacctggtggtggtgccgggGCCGGGGGTCGGGCACAATCGACGAAACCATCCGGTGGAGCAGCGAAGAAAGAGGCCAAACCAAAGGCGGATCAAAAACCCAAACAGGAGCAGAAACCCTCGAAGGACTCGGATGGCGCGGGTGGTGGATCGAAGAAGCAAACTCGCCTGGGGCTCGAGGCAACCAAGGAGGACAACCTGCCCGACTGGTACTCGCAGGTGATCACGAAGGGTGAGATGATCGAGTACTACGACGTGTCCGGGTGCTACATCCTTCGCCATTGGTCGTTCGCCATCTGGAAGGCGATCCGTAACTGGTTCGATGCGGAAATTACGCGCCTCGGCGTGAAGGAATGCTACTTCCCGATCTTTGTCTCGCGAGCCGCCCTGGAACGCGAGAAGACGCACATCGCCGACTTTGCGCCGGAGGTGGCTTGGGTCACGAAGAGTGGCGATTCGGAGCTAGCCGAACCGATCGCGGTGCGCCCGACGTCCGAGACGGTCATGTACCCGGCGTACGCCAAGTGGATCCAGTCGTATCGTGATCTGCCGATTCGGTTGAACCAGTGGAACAATGTTGTGGTAAGTATTTTATCAGAGTTATTACATTActgtgcttaaaatgtctttcaAAGAATCAAAGAACGAAAACTATAGACATGTCCCCATGGGAATTGTGGTTCAATATCCTAgaacaggggtcggcaaagtgcggcccgcgggccaaatccggcccgccaaatgattttatccggcccgtaagaatatGTTGgtgttaatattttttcccaatttttatcggatttgccaggtttgttttcttcccaaaaatgaagatgaaaattgtATAACGAAGTGGTCCTGtatgtttatcgataacattttaaatatctttttccactttttatgtaactttgctATTAAGAAAGTTCCTCTCTCCATTACAaagggtttgaaaacattaaagcatcgtttaaagtatccggcccgcgccttcggtttctcttAAATCGGTCAAATTTATCTGAATATTTTGATGCAAAGATGAGATTAGACAATTTGTTCATATTTAATGCAAAAATTCACGCACCctgtatttttagtttttcgtcCTCTTTTTGCGTTAAAAGATTCGAGCTTTATATGTATAAAAAGCGGCACTACAGATGAGGAGTTTTAATTGCGTTCGCTTATCgtctatatttttattttcttttccttgtcCGGCGCGGTAGCGCTGGGAGTTTAAGCATCCACAGCCGTTCCTGCGCACCCGTGAGTTCCTCTGGCAGGAGGGCCACACGGCGTTCGCGTCCAAGCAGGAAGCGGACGAGGAAGTGCTCACGATTCTGGACCTGTACGCGAAGGTGTACACCGACCTGCTGGCCATACCGGTCGTGAAGGGGCGCAAGACGGAGAAGGAGAAGTTCGCCGGT from Anopheles coustani chromosome 3, idAnoCousDA_361_x.2, whole genome shotgun sequence harbors:
- the LOC131258986 gene encoding bifunctional glutamate/proline--tRNA ligase-like isoform X2, which encodes MVSTFVCSKSNAAVGGLIAAELLRESNPIEVRWGDENAISYSTRTLACITNNDVLRALSRAAPAFRLYGETPIERTQIDHWLTYTLSMEKDPSDELKYLNKCLGPLTYLVANHLTIADLAVFNELYCRFEELKKIGIPVHVQRWYNLILAQQCTKSALRKYESELRTAIASAKTKKDPSPEKGAGDAKREQGKFVDLPGAEMGKVIVRFPPEASGYLHIGHAKAALLNQYYQQAFQGKLIMRFDDTNPAKENVHFEQVILEDLEMLQIKPDLFTHTSQYFDLMLDYCVQLIKEGKAYVDDTEPEQMKKEREERVESKNRSNTAERNLQMWAEMVKGSAAGQKCCVRAKIDMGSPNGCMRDPTIYRCKNEPHPRTGTQYKVYPTYDFACPIVDAIEDVTHTLRTMEYHDRDEQFYWFIEALGLRRPYIWEYSRLNMTNTVLSKRKLTWFVEQGLVDGWDDPRFPTVRGILRRGMTVEGLREFIIAQGSSKSVVFMEWDKIWAFNKKVIDPIAPRYTALENEQRVTVNVAGVQPGTMEAAVHPKNAEIGMKTVHFGPRVLIDLADAKELKEGENATFINWGNLLITKVHRGADGTPISVDSKPNLENKDYKKTLKLTWLCELPADQYTPTYCVYFEHIINKAVLARDEDFKNYIGHQTRTEVPMLGDPELKKLRKGDIIQLQRRGFFKVDQPYQPASEFSGAETPIVLFAIPDGHVTAVPTANVPKKESAGESKKSKQTAKPANVAVVSQPAVGAAALNDSITQQGEAVRKLKADKAPKPDVDAAVKVLLDLKAQYKGATGSDWKPGAVASAAPATTTTPQPATNADALNAQITEQGNLVRDLKAQKAPKADVDGAVKTLLDLKAQYKAATGSDWKPGAAPSVAAAATPPPAAGASNAEVLNTKITEQGNLVRDLKTKKAPKADIDGAVKTLLDLKAQYKAATGSEWKPGAAVTAAPLKQANSSTSTVTGGSVSEINDKIVAQGDLVRDLKAKKAPKADVDAQVKTLLDLKAQYKTAAGSDWKPGCVVVKEEVPKPQGLSGEADLLAQIATQGEQVRTLKSNKADKASVDAAVAVLLKLKADYKTLTGKDWKPGTTVTPAAVKKEGKENMSPSGQQQADEKGALAEKITKQGDTVRTLKAGGAPKPEIDAAVKTLLDLKAEYKKLTGADYVPPGGGAGAGGRAQSTKPSGGAAKKEAKPKADQKPKQEQKPSKDSDGAGGGSKKQTRLGLEATKEDNLPDWYSQVITKGEMIEYYDVSGCYILRHWSFAIWKAIRNWFDAEITRLGVKECYFPIFVSRAALEREKTHIADFAPEVAWVTKSGDSELAEPIAVRPTSETVMYPAYAKWIQSYRDLPIRLNQWNNVVRWEFKHPQPFLRTREFLWQEGHTAFASKQEADEEVLTILDLYAKVYTDLLAIPVVKGRKTEKEKFAGGDYTTTVEAYISASGRAIQGATSHHLGQNFSRMFDIVYEHPETKEKEYVYQNSWGITTRTIGVMIMVHADNQGLVLPPHVACIQVVIVPCGITATTTDEERRKLTDSCRELERAIVAAGIRCEGDYRDNYSPGWKYNHWELKGVPVRVELGFKDLQNDQFVAVRRDNGAKLTVKRGQAATELPKLLETIHGSMYDRADRDLREHTKVTKQWPEFLQFLEAKNIIMAPFCGEIACEERIKAESARDDAEAEAGAPAMGAKSLCIPFEQPAKIDPKNDKCVHPACGRAAKFYTLFGRSY